In Chromobacterium rhizoryzae, one genomic interval encodes:
- the cobO gene encoding cob(I)yrinic acid a,c-diamide adenosyltransferase, whose translation MKTDPASHQRMTEKRKAGFEKKKAAATGEKGLLIVNTGTGKGKSSAAFGMGLRAVGHGMRLGVVQFIKGALHTAERDLLGGFDNCDFHTMGEGYTWNTQDREADIATARKGWAQALAMLESEDYEMVILDELNVVLKYEYLPLDEVLAAFAARPAMQHVVVTGRHAPEALLEAADLVTEMRLVKHPYREQGIKAQRGVEF comes from the coding sequence ATGAAAACCGATCCGGCTTCCCACCAGCGCATGACCGAGAAGCGCAAGGCGGGCTTTGAAAAGAAAAAGGCCGCCGCCACCGGCGAAAAAGGCCTGCTCATCGTCAACACCGGCACCGGCAAGGGCAAGAGCAGCGCCGCCTTCGGCATGGGCTTGCGCGCCGTCGGCCACGGCATGCGCCTGGGCGTGGTGCAGTTCATCAAGGGCGCGCTGCATACCGCCGAGCGCGATCTGCTGGGCGGCTTCGACAACTGCGACTTCCATACCATGGGCGAAGGCTATACCTGGAACACTCAGGACCGCGAGGCCGACATCGCCACCGCGCGCAAGGGCTGGGCGCAGGCGCTGGCGATGCTGGAGAGCGAGGATTACGAGATGGTAATCCTCGACGAATTGAACGTGGTGCTGAAGTACGAATACCTGCCGCTGGACGAAGTGCTGGCCGCCTTCGCCGCCCGGCCGGCGATGCAACACGTGGTGGTCACCGGCCGCCATGCGCCGGAAGCCTTGCTTGAGGCGGCGGATCTGGTCACCGAAATGCGCTTGGTCAAACACCCCTACCGCGAGCAAGGCATCAAGGCGCAACGCGGGGTGGAGTTCTGA
- a CDS encoding cobyrinate a,c-diamide synthase — MTSLRCPALFLTAPASHQGKTTLTAALARHHRNQGRRVRVFKTGPDFLDPYVLERASGHTVYGLDLWMNGEDDCRARLYKAAAEADLILIEGSMGLFDGTPSSADLAALLGVPLVAVIDAAGMAQSFAAVAHGLASFRPGLTFHGFIANHVASDRHAEMLAQQLPAHLPLLAALRRDEAARLPERHLGLVQAQEIADLDVRLERMAGQVATTALAALPPAVAFPPAAPAEPPKLLAGRRIAIARDAAFAFVYPANLETLLQLGAELSFFSPLADTALPDCDAVYLPGGYPELHLDTLAANTALKAGLHGHIAAGKPLYAECGGMLYLLDRLTRRDGDSASMLGLLPGRAVLQDRLCGLGLQQMTFPGGALRGHTFHYTRLDTALEPIARAARASGAGTGEALYRSGSLLASYFHAYFPSNPLAAASLFLPSAVA, encoded by the coding sequence ATGACGTCCTTGCGCTGCCCGGCGCTGTTCCTGACCGCCCCCGCCTCGCACCAGGGCAAGACCACGCTGACGGCGGCGCTGGCCCGCCATCACCGCAATCAGGGCCGCCGGGTCCGCGTGTTCAAGACCGGGCCGGACTTCCTGGACCCCTATGTGCTGGAGCGGGCCAGCGGCCACACCGTCTATGGCCTGGACTTGTGGATGAACGGGGAGGACGATTGCCGCGCCCGCCTGTACAAGGCCGCCGCCGAGGCCGACCTGATCCTGATCGAAGGCAGCATGGGCTTGTTCGACGGCACGCCCAGCAGCGCCGATCTGGCCGCCTTGCTCGGCGTGCCGCTGGTGGCGGTGATAGACGCCGCCGGCATGGCGCAGAGCTTCGCCGCCGTCGCCCACGGCCTGGCCAGCTTCCGCCCCGGCCTGACCTTTCACGGTTTTATCGCCAACCATGTCGCCAGCGATCGCCACGCCGAAATGCTGGCCCAGCAGTTGCCGGCCCATCTGCCCTTGCTGGCCGCGCTGCGCCGGGACGAGGCGGCGCGGCTGCCGGAGCGTCATCTGGGTCTGGTGCAGGCGCAGGAGATCGCCGACCTCGACGTGCGTCTCGAACGCATGGCGGGCCAGGTCGCCACCACCGCCTTGGCCGCGCTGCCGCCGGCGGTGGCCTTTCCCCCCGCCGCGCCCGCCGAGCCGCCGAAACTGCTGGCCGGCCGGCGCATCGCCATCGCCCGCGACGCCGCCTTCGCCTTTGTCTACCCGGCCAACCTCGAAACGCTGCTCCAGCTGGGCGCGGAGCTGAGCTTCTTCTCGCCGCTGGCCGACACGGCGCTGCCGGACTGCGACGCCGTTTACCTGCCCGGCGGCTATCCGGAACTGCATCTGGACACGCTGGCCGCCAACACCGCGCTGAAAGCGGGGCTGCATGGACATATAGCGGCCGGCAAGCCGCTCTACGCCGAGTGCGGCGGCATGCTCTATCTGCTGGACCGGCTGACCCGCCGCGACGGCGACAGCGCGTCTATGCTGGGCCTGCTGCCCGGCCGCGCGGTCCTTCAAGACAGGCTATGCGGGCTGGGACTTCAGCAAATGACCTTCCCAGGCGGCGCGCTGCGCGGCCACACCTTCCACTACACCCGGCTGGACACGGCGCTGGAGCCGATCGCCCGCGCCGCGCGCGCCAGCGGCGCCGGAACCGGCGAGGCCTTGTACCGCAGCGGCAGCCTGTTGGCCAGCTATTTCCACGCCTATTTCCCGTCCAATCCCCTTGCCGCGGCAAGCCTGTTTCTGCCCTCAGCCGTTGCCTGA